In one window of Nocardioides panacisoli DNA:
- a CDS encoding YraN family protein, translated as MTQTTTSGTTAAQRQALGTYGEHVAERHLVRQGMAVLERNWSCDEGEVDLLLREGPTLVVCEVKTRTGDTGGTPHEAIDEDKLARLVRLGERWTRERGVRPPEMRIDLVAVVKPRRGPAAVDHVRGLV; from the coding sequence ATGACTCAGACAACGACGAGCGGCACGACCGCCGCGCAGCGACAGGCACTCGGCACCTACGGCGAGCACGTCGCCGAGCGCCACCTGGTGCGACAGGGCATGGCCGTGCTGGAACGCAACTGGTCCTGCGACGAGGGGGAGGTGGACCTGCTGCTGCGCGAGGGACCGACCCTGGTGGTGTGCGAGGTCAAGACCCGCACCGGCGACACCGGCGGCACGCCGCACGAGGCCATCGATGAGGACAAGCTCGCCCGTCTCGTGCGCCTGGGGGAGCGATGGACCCGGGAACGCGGCGTACGGCCCCCGGAGATGCGCATCGACCTCGTGGCGGTGGTGAAGCCGCGACGTGGCCCGGCGGCGGTCGACCACGTCCGGGGGCTGGTGTAG